The following are encoded in a window of Psilocybe cubensis strain MGC-MH-2018 chromosome 4, whole genome shotgun sequence genomic DNA:
- a CDS encoding Nucleoporin NUP82, whose product MSDNDEWIKVLQDHPIFSLPKYFDDPLAKTPNPLELSTNTLPKFTNLDPRDDSPSPSGRRQVMILKDADVIVAAGNEIRLSSFGDLKLSRSIRKSYKILNTPNIKFEIHQICLNPSGKLLAVAGAYQVAVVVLPRAGYSRLVPQVIDCKSVQVGQFYHAAESSAPIAKIDWHPWGDAGSTLLVMTVDGKLREYDMSIDTEEPQQVVRFFPEKKSATFMADDSAEREVTSFTLGKGRADWGPLTLYAITKSGDIYSICPYLPQNASVPTAYIHSLECFVSAKQEYLSQTSSSSASKYNSMTYDYQHKYVTALVKQLPAGAVFPASSKSVLVHPPSTIKPRPLRQGPFLLQPSPRMLDGSEGGDATDITYLTFGTGLKNSSEDDGNDTEHLGVVLVSYQDGKVDLFLDVEKVEARWDLKHEPSPDLPMLAVYESIDLGLVKCLKEISPETESTAILDLLQGNHPVLLVDPLHNDMIYVYHAFGVHALDVSPVIDRLSSALRDDPEDGSTLKDSLQKPSTTTVRPILNTFSVEKKCSNPIIAVALPNDVYLTYNIFMLTSTMRLTSIPLTIRSAVTPAKSNLLNTVSVPVNTSKWLKPLDMPSPYTCLLGNQAYKPPSILSDPSGLPNLPKQSLPSTSGSKEFLLTPDTLRFIGKTVAQIGSQTNDIRAAYRIAFARVNLQKSELSSQITKCKEIQEKIDTITSTRRKETEARISNIQNEQKALLSRLDRVLQSLMKEASPEISEQEKKWFDELKRMKNEICGSGRYDDESLISRTRLLEREFKRILPSLQTLVEKEQQRQRTQQDANKNLGFTQAFEYGQRSNIDGTRINIVETELAKLALKLDLPLGQPPSSAAPSC is encoded by the exons ATGTCCGACAACGACGAATGGATAAAAGTGCTACAAGATCACCCCATATTCTCACTCCCTAAGTATTTTGATGACCCCCTTGCAAAGACCCCAAATCCTTTGGAATTATCAACTAACACACTACCGAAATTCACAAATCTCGACCCTCGCGATGATTCTCCAAGCCCGTCAGGACGACGTCAAGTCATGATACTGAAGGATGCAGATGTTATTGTGGCAGCGGGAAATGAAATAAGGTTGTCGTCATTCGGCGACCTTAAACTAAGTCGAAGTATTCGTAAATCATACAAG ATTCTCAATACTCCGAATATCAAGTTTGAAATTCATCAAATATGTCTTAATCCAAGCGGAAAGCTGTTGGCGGTTGCTGGAGCGTACCAGGTCGCCGTCGTTGTTCTACCGCGTGCAGGATATAGTAGACTTGTCCCTCAAGTCATAGATTGCAA GTCGGTTCAAGTCGGCCAATTCTACCATGCAGCCGAATCATCAGCACCGATAGCGAAAATCGACTGGCATCCTTGGGGTGACGCTGGTTCAACATTGCTTGTTATGACTGTTGATGGAAAACTAAG AGAATACGATATGTCAATTGATACAGAAGAGCCCCAGCAAGTTGTGCGCTTCTTCCCGGAAAAGAAATCGGCGACGTTTATGGCAGATGACAGTGCGGAAAGAGAAGTCACATCCTTCACACTAGGGAAAGGGCGCGCAGATTGGGGGCCTCTGACATTGTATGCAATAACAAAATCAGGCGACATTTATTCCATATGTCCTTACCTTCCCCAGAATGC TTCAGTCCCAACGGCGTATATCCACTCCCTGGAGTGCTTCGTTTCGGCCAAGCAAGAATACCTTTCTCAaacatcatcgtcatcggcCTCAAAATATAATTCCATGACTTATGATTACCAACATAAATATGTTACAGCGTTGGTCAAACAGCTCCCTGCTGGGGCAGTTTTTCCCGCATCCTCAAAATCGGTTCTTGTGCATCCTCCTTCAACGATTAAACCGCGACCATTACGCCAAGGTCCATTCCTATTGCAGCCTTCTCCTAGAATGCTTGACGGCAGTGAAGGCGGCGATGCTACTGATATCACGTATCTTACCTTTGGGACCGGGCTAAAGAATAGTTCCGAAGATGACGGCAATGATACAGAGCATCTTGGAGTTGTGCTTGTATCATATCAAGATGGAAAAGTTGACCTTTTCCTTGACGTGGAGAAGGTAGAAGCTCGATGGGATTTGAAACAC GAACCCAGCCCTGACTTGCCTATGCTTGCCGTCTACGAGAGCATTGACCTCGGGCTAGTCAAGTGTTTAAAAGAAATTTCACCGGAAACTGAATCAACAGCAATATTGGACCTGCTCCAAGGAAACCACCCCGTACTTCTCGTTGACCCTCTTCACAATGATATGATATATGTTTACCACGCATTTGGCGTACATGCCCTGGATGTATCACCAGTTATCGACAGACTTTCGTCTGCCCTGCGAGATGACCCAGAAGACGGTTCGACATTAAAGGACAGCCTCCAAAAACCCTCAACGACCACTGTCCGACCGATTTTAAACACGTTCTCGGTAGAGAAAAA ATGTTCCAACCCTATCATAGCCGTTGCCTTGCCGAACGATGTCTACCTCACATATAACATTTTCATGTTGACCTCGACCATGAGACTTACCTCCATTCCTCTGACTATACGGTCGGCGGTTACCCCTGCAAAGTCCAATCTCCTCAACACCGTTTCTGTCCCCGTTAACACAAGCAAATGGCTAAAACCTCTTGATATGCCATCTCCGTATACCTGTTTGTTGGGCAATCAAGCCTATAAACCACCCTCGATACTTTCTGACCCGTCTGGTCTACCAAATTTGCCGAAACAATCGTTACCAAGCACCTCTGGCTCGAAAGAATTTTTGCTAACACCTGACACTCTTCGATTCATTGGTAAAACCGTCGCACAAATCGGATCACAGACCAATGACATACGAGCAGCTTATCGGATTGCATTTGCCCGGGTAAACCTACAGAAATCCGAACTTTCATCTCAGATCACCAAATGCAAAGAGATTCAAGAAAAAATTGACACTATCACCTCGACACGAAGAAAGGAAACCGAAGCACGTATATCCAACATCCAGAACGAACAAAAAGCATTACTCTCGAGACTGGATCGAGTGCTTCAATCCTTAATGAAGGAAGCCTCTCCAGAAATTAGTGAGCAAGAGAAGAAATGGTTCGATGAACTGAAGAgaatgaaaaatgaaatatGTGGTAGTGGAAGGTATGACGACGAATCGTTGATTTCGCGAACCCGATTG CTTGAAAGAGAGTTCAAGCGGATCCTCCCATCCTTACAAACCTTAGTCGAAA